A stretch of DNA from Agelaius phoeniceus isolate bAgePho1 chromosome 4, bAgePho1.hap1, whole genome shotgun sequence:
ACTtacagtggggtttttttccctcatgtcTTTATAAAagtgtagtggttttggttcgcCAATGCAAGTCACGGCAGTAATCCAATTTGTTTTTCAATTGTTTCTTAAGGTAGTTTAGGCTTCCTTCAAGCAGGTAACCTACAGAAGTGGATGCTTGAATTTTTTGAATACTGAATTAAATTTGAACATTAACCTCTAGCTCTTATGTCAACATTGCCAATTTAGACACTGATGATTTGCGTGACTACCAATCCTACTGATGGAAGTGTGAGTTCTTATAACAGCTAAAGTTGTACATCAGTGTTAAACTGTCATCCACATTTCTACCTGCATTTGATTGCTGAAGCAATATGGTAATAAAGACATTGTTCAGTATTTGCATGCCTGAACTTCACCCTATTATCCTGTTTGGATAATAAATAGCTGGCCTCTTAAGAAGAACACTGAGAATAGCAGGCAGACAGTGGAAAGTGGCGAAGTCTCAAAGTATCTCTCATCCTGTTACACTGACTCAACCCACGATGGGGACTGAGTAATTAAAACTTATGAAATACAAAAATCTAGAAAAGCAACCCCTCCTGGCCAAAGCTCTGGAATATAATACTATTTCATCAATAACTCTTTTAAGAACAGCTGTTGAGACCCAGCAGAATTATTTTTAGAGCTCTGGCCACTCCTGTCACAAACATTTTGCTTTGCAGCGTTGCTTGCTCCACTCTGCACCCAACAAAGTTTCTGTAAGTAAAAAACTTCCTTCCAAATTCTAAGTTAAAAATCTTaccttgttttaaaattttagatgTTTGacttcatattttctgaaagagatttttttcaatgTAGAGACTGTGTCAATCCACAGCCCAGTCTGGTACAAGTCCTTTCATGTCCCCATTGGAAtatatttttcctcttcaaaatatatttgcatcTGTATACATGATCTGCATATATATGATCAAGAGATCTGATTTGACTACATAATGGTAAACTCATAAAAGCATTTTGAAAGACTTAGCTGTGAAATTTATAATGTAGCCTGTAACACTAAATAAAAAACAATCTTGGTATTTCCACTTACATGCCAATAATCTTGAACAGATATAGTTTTATACTTTTCCTTGGGAATAACaccaagaaataaaatagtaaattaATATATTAGAATGTGAGTAGTTGCTGCTGTGCTGTAAACATAGTGCTTATACTTGGGCAATGTACAGAATCTCCACTGTCCTCCTTGTTATTAATTATGCCTTTGCTGCTTTCATTCTAGAGACAGAAGTACCATGGGCTCACAAAACCCTCAGTATAATTCTGCCACATGGCAAACACAACAGGTAGAAGAAAATGTCTGCATCCTTCTTTTATAACAGTGCTTTCTCCTTACTGCTTCTTTCCCTGCTAAGAATACAGAAAATAGAGCTGAATCCAAGTTCCTTTTTTAGGCAGATGATTAAACATTCTCACCATTATATAATAcgatttccattttattttaaacatacTTTGCATGATATAAAAATATTGATCACAGTGAGCTTTAACAATTGTTACTGCTATAAACAGAAATGCTGCACGATGGTTTTAGTGGAAATAAATTATATAGTCAttatctcttaaaaaaaaaatcacaagaagGAGAACCTAGGCTTTTGGTCATTGACAGAAAACAAGTCCTTATTGAGTTCTTTACAAAATGTGAACCCCAGTTGTTTTCTACATTTGCTTTCCACGTCTTGAGAAAAGCACGAGTCTGTCTCTGAAAACCCCACAGGGTCTCTGGTGAACATTTAATTCCAATTTTTAGCAAAGTTTCTGTTGTTCTTTTGTTCTAATGGAAAAGTGTACACCAGTGTAGCAAGTAGTGCTCTCTTGGCTAATTCATAAGTGGTCTTTTCCAATATGTAGGTACACAGCGGCACACTTCTTCACTGAAGTAAAAGCCAGCGTCGCAGCGTCTCGTCCGCACTGTACACGGAGGTCTGTAACAACtgaagagaggggaaaaaaggtgggCATTAATATAAAACCATTGTTTATAGTTAACTGGAACAGAACGCTGTGTGCCTTCACACTGCTATTTCTCAACAGAATATTTAATTCCtacaaatacatatattttaagTTTTTATGTTCTTATGACAATTTTAGTTGAACTATTCTTCTCAAAAGACAATGAAACAATAACAAATTATactgaaattattattttgcaaCAGATACATATAGACTTTTTTATCACACTGCTGGTTGTAGTTGCATTCTAATCTTGTGTACtattttttagttttagtttgAAAATAGGATATATTTCTGTACTCAGATTGGTTTGTTGTAACCTACTGCATGCTGCAAATTGGAGGTGGTAATCCAGAATTAGGTGATAACCAAATCTCTCACCCTCCTACCCAGGACTGTTTCTCATCTTATTGACTACTTCAATAAGCCTGAGAGAGGTTTGTCTACATATGTTACACTGTGACTCTGATCTTGAAAATGAGAACATACTTCCTTTCAAGTTGCAAATTCCCACAGCCAGTCTCTGAGCCAGTGGGAATATATCTGCATTCATATTGCATCTGTGTGCACTCTGAAGAAAAATCGGAGCCTATTTATCATGTTTCTGATAAATCTTAATGGAGAAAGAACAGAATTAGTGTCTACCTGATTAAAATAAGTTTAACAATAATACGGCATTGAATCACAAATCACATCTCCCTGTGCAGTGGCAGAAGTTTTCCTCACCAACTCCTTGACTGAAAAATAGAACTTATACAAAGATAATATCTCTGGTTGTCCCTGAACCCTTCCTTTtcctatttaatttttctattaaaaCAAGAACTTGACCCAAAATAACCTTACAATAACAATGCTAAATACTTTCTGGTGTATAATAGAGACAAAGTACAagtctgtgatttttttcagacaCTGGCAATGAGTCAAAAGACAAAAGTATATGTCTTGAATTTCAGCACAGTTATAGTTAAAACTTGTATTGAAATAATGTGTGCCTGTTTGTCAAACACTGATACCATGATCTATTACGATAACTCTTACTTGCATATATACAGCACGCTAAATTGTGCAATGTGACTCTCCTCTTCCCTAGGTAATTCTTGTTTCAGTCTTGTGGTGACTCTTATTGTTGTTGCAAATAAGTTAGTATGTTGTGTGCTTGTTTTGGATTCTACTACTGTTTTGGATACTACTTTGCAATAATTTGTTTATGATATGAGGTCTACACTACAGTTACATTAATTCACACCATCCAGTTCAACCAATGAATCTGACTATGAGGAAAGTGATAAGGAATGAGGAAGACTGCAAATGGGACATTTATTAACTAGTCACATCATGTTCAGTGTTTTCAATATCATTTATCCCAGATTAGTTCACCACTGTGGTCTCTGTAATTAAGGTAGTAACATTGTTTTATGCCACCTAATAGAGATTTGAAATCAGTGTAGCAGCTCATGGGAATCTCTCAAACCCCTAGCGATctattcccccaaaaatttggAAACAGTGGTAAAAGGCAACGAAAAGGTTTGTGGAACGATCTAATATTCTAAGTGAACAAGCAACCAGCCAGGGGTCCATTCTGGGAAAAAAGATGGAGTGGATGAAACACTGAAGTCACCCTCTTGCTGTCTCTGGCATGAAAGTTCAGACCATTGTACTGAATGACAGcaaaattaagaagaaaaagaggcAAACCCAAACTCTTCCACATCCCTCTGACTGTACACAATGAAAAGCACTCATGAATACATTAAGCATGAGGAGTTCACTTTGTTTAGGATTCATGCGTCCTTGTGAACTTCAACTTGCAGCTGGAGTGCTATACAGCACCTCTCCCATGTGAGTTTGTGTCTAGCAGCAGTCAAGGTCAGGTTACTTCAGTCTTATCCTTATTTGGGACATTTCAACAGAGCAAGAAAGTCCCTCTCCTCCTCTAAAGTGCTTAACAGATGAAGTTCCTAGTTATCTGGCCCAGCCAAAACTGaccaaaataaattttagagGTGGTAGCACAAGGTGAATAGCAGTAGAGTCATTGTAACTACATAAATGTGGTTTCCTTAGGAAACTGCTGAACAATAGACCAGGTCTTTCAAGAGATTTGGTCTGAATGCTGTTTACAGAGTGGTTTCATGTGACAGAGGTCTGTTTCAATGAGGAAAATCTGAGCATGCTGGAGCTAAGATAGATGTTTAGTCACTATTCACAGTGCCaggcaaagcagcagcaacTTTCTCTTTATGGTCAATAATTGTGAATTTTTGCTGTGCAGAATGCCCAGATTGTTACAATGAGCACTCTAACAACTCCATAGAAGAAATGAGGAAATGCTACTTCTTGGGCTGATAAACAGCATAATCACCTTAAAAAGCAATCTGCTGagagctttttttcccttcccatcctGTGCTTTGTAGACGATTTTGTATTCCTTTCATCTGCAGCAGGGTGTAACACTAGAAGCAGAGGCATTTTAGCTACAGTGCATAAAAATATTAGTGCTTCAAAACCAGAAACTACAAGCATTATTTGTAGGACAGGGAGCTGTCTAGGACATGGCTACAGGATTGTGCTCATGTCTAGGGCTCACACGTCTAGCACAAAGCTCAACAGAGTGGTAcatccatttatttttaataaatttgtatcataaatatattttatatttttattatagaAATTAAATTGTATAATTGATGCTGTTTTAAATGAGCAAGGGATCGTTAAGAGATAAAAAGTATGTTGCAGGATTTTTGTTCCTTTTAGAAACAGCTTGTGCTGGACAGAGCCAAAATGTGAGAAACCTATGCTGTTTCTTAAGGAGGAGAGATTGCCCCCTCTAACAGGGCTAACATCTGCAGGACTATTGGTTCTAGAGGCATAAAGTAACAACATATATAAACCTTGCTTTCTGCACtcaaagacaaaagaaaaacagctcagaaaaaaggtaaaagcaTCCTATGTCATACTGTCCTTGGAAGTGAGAAAAGGATTCTATCGTATTCAACCACAACACAACAGAGAAAGGCTGAACTTAATTTCCTCCCTCAAATACTAAGTCTTTAAATCAAGAGAGATATTGAAATCAACATCAGATATTTATTATGGCATTTCTTAGCTTCTTAAGTGCCTGACTTCTTCAGGAGTGaatgttcttttaaaatgtagGTGGTTTATATTTGTAGCACTGCTGGAAGTGAAACTTATAGTGTAAAGGCTTTGTAATGTGTAAAGCTTATGTAACCAGGCTGGTTTCTTCTTCTCATCAAACATAAAATTGAGTTATAGAGAAGAGATAATTTCTGATGTTTCTAACTTTTCTACGTCACTTAAAAGGCCAAATATTTGTAAACAAGTAATGCCAGTTAATAATCTTTTCCCTCATTTTAGAGACTTCAACGCAAGTGTCACTACTTGTATTTGACATTTAGAATACTTATTATGCCTAGTAGCTTCCTCTTCTAGTTTATAGAAGTCATACAAGGTAAAACTGAACTGATAACAGGCTTACTATTTACTTAAGACTACAAAGCAGTTCAACAAGACAGCTGATGGCCAACCCAAAATTTTAGGCCTTGAACAccataaaagaaataaaaactgtggTTTTACCTGCATGTCTGGTGATGGAACCTTTTTCCTTTCAAGAAGCATTTATTGGGAGATTCTATACATTCACAGATGCATTTTGCAGGATTTAGTGGCTGATGTCTAGGACAGGTCTTTTTACATACACACTGGCACTTTTCTTCATCAAATTCCTTGTTGGGCCCGCAGGACGCGGGGATAAGTTTGTTTTTGCATGTGCACTGACACGATGATCTGTCTAATTCTTTGTGAGGTCCACAGCTCGAGGGCCGCACGCCTCCTTTGCAGACACACTGACAGGTTTCTTCATCCAGCTCCTTGTTCGGTCCACAGATATGGAATCCTTCAGATGtgtctggaaaagcagcagagaagtCCACTAGTACCAGAATTTTGTGTCTACTCTCTCACCTATTTTTATGTGAACAAATGAGCAAATCCATGCCTTTTATGGTGTTTCAAAAACAAGCATTTATCAAAAGACAGCAACAACCAGTAGTAGCAATGATACAGAAAATGATACAAATAATTACTACAACTTCTTGTCTTTAGAAGGACAGTTGATGCTTTAAGGGAAAGTGCTTACCAGATTCTTCAAGGTGAGAAGAGAAACCAAAATCATGCTGTGACAAACATCTGCAAATTTGATTATTCCAAATATGATTTTTCGGACAGGTCTTATTTGCCACGTGACACCTGCGAAATTAAAAATGCTGTTGATTTACTACTATAAGAactcaaggggaaaaaaaaaaactatttcaGCTGTTGATTGCTTTAGTTTCTCACTCTTGCAAATATGTTTCTAAGAGTGTCAGCTCAttcataattttgttttttattcctGTCAAATCTGCTACTAAAGGTTCTCTCCATTTCAGAGATTTTCAACGATTTGTTGAAGAAACCTTCTCATATATCAAGTTTTAGCTCCAAATTCCAGAAGGTGGCATTTGTACTTTGCTGATGTTGATTTGAAGCAGACCTAACCGTAGAACATAAGCCTCATATAGACAAGTATAAAAATTCTTTTGCATGCCAAATACTGCATGGTAACAGGCATCATTTTCCGTGTAGTTTTTTGAAGtacaaaaatgttttcatatttAAGATGTCAAAAGACAGCAATAATAGTTTTGGAATTAATTCTGTAggcaaaactttaaaaaataaaatcagtttatCAGATTCCATTCCACTTTATGTGAAAGTTATGTGCTATTAGCTGACACTTTCTCATCAGTCACTCATTCTGACCAGCCTTCTCGAATCTAAAGAATTAGACTTTCAGCAGTGATGCCTcttcactttaaaaataaagacaataaACAACTAAACACTTTAGTCCTCTTTTCCTGCTACAGTTTGCAGCCAAGGTAGTAGTaccaaagaaagcaaaaaatccAAACAGCAGCTGTTGCCTTTTTAAAGAACGAGTGAACCGAGCTGTCTGGTGAATCACTGATAGAATATTTATGTGTATTATCTCATCTTCCTTGCTTGCAATTTCTTTATCACCACAGCTGACATTACATCTTTGAACAAGTCAAGCCTAACTTCATGTATCCGGGCCATGTAATTTATTCATTGTTTCTGTAGTATTTCTAAAATCCTACTAATCTTTTAAGACAACACCTATATTACACATTTCATGCACTTTTCATTCCCCTGAGCACCATTACTCACACATTCAAAAATGCAGGTGCTGGGATAGTCTTCTGTGATCATCATTTAAGTAGACCACTCCCCTTCAACACACTAAATCACTCCACTTGTGAAGACTGCTGCAGTTTAACATTGCCCTGCTTCACCCCATGTTTTATCAAACTAGTGTTTCCTGATTTCATCCCAGTAATGATCTCACTCTTGCATACGTTTCCTTGGCATATGTTTCCTTTAGCCTGCCTTCCAATTCTGCTTGAGAAATTGTATGGAAAATCTACAGCCATCTTATTGTattctgttaaaaaaacccaaaccaaaccaatcaaattaaaccaaacaaaacaaaaaatcagacCCTCCTGCTTTTTTATTGCATGAAGCCACAGATTTCAAACTTAAATACATTAAGTAACAGTAGAGAAGACCTTTATATATTCTGATCTAGTACTATGTTGTCTTACCTCTGTTGAAGTGTGATTCCTTAGTCACAGGACAAACTGCTACCTGTGAGTGCTGGTCCAAGTCTGGTATCTGTACTCTCACCTCCCTCAACTACAAGTAGCTGTTTCCTGGCTAGAATAAACTCTTGCACTGATCATTTCAACTGCTCTTAACTTAGAAACACAGAGAAGCTGGAGAGTCAACATAATTTGACTTTCTTACTGCctcttgggtttgtttttttaataatctgtTAATTATGCAATTAAACTAATTATGAATAGATTTATTTCCAAGCTACTGTTTATGATCCATGTTTTGATGAACAAATTAGATACATTATATTCTATTTGAGTTTAATTTCTGTTTAGGAACATGTCAGAAAACATCCAGACTTAAACAGATTGAAACCACCGAGGAAAATGCTTAACACCTCTGAGAAATTTGTTCTATTCACTCACCTCATTAAAAAATGCCAATTCATTCCAGATTGGCTTCTAGTTATTGACTCTTCCTCAAAGCAACTGTTAGTCTGTTATGTGTTTTTGACCTCCTATATATTTATACATCATAAAATCATCACTCAAAACTCTAAATTAAGGAAGGAGATCTTCAAGTGTTTTAGTAACTTAAAATCAGATTTCTGGTGCCAGATTGTTCTGTGACATTTTTCATTCaaaatcacacacacaaaaaaatcaacaaGCTACTTCTATGGAATGCCAACTAACCCTTTATTTCCCCCTTCCATTCCATTTTATATGCGCCTCTGGCACATGAAGATGTGAAGAAAGATGTGCGAATTAAAGATTCCCTAAAAAacaagcctttaaaaaaaagcattcaaaatatgaaaatatagaTTGAGAGAGAAATATTGTCTCCTAATTATTTACAGAGATACTTttagcttttcttttgaaaataaattgattttgctgatttttttttgtctcaatTGGACTGCAGCTCTTTCATCAAGCAAATCCCACATACATTATTCTTCAGTTTTAAATCATCTTGCTCCAGTTTATCTACCGGGTAGAAAGGCGATGTTAATTTAGTAAAATTCTCTTTGTGTAAAACAATGGCAGCTCCCTTGCAGAAAGCATTCTGCTACTGTCACGCATAGCTCGCCTATCCTAACTGTGAAAACTTTCCAGCAGTATTTTAAATCTGAATTATACAGGTTTGCTCATAATGAGAAAGGCAAGAGAAGCCTGATACTTACTGAGTTTGTGCTGCTGGCAAGGAACGCCGTATGATGGAGTGGACTTGTCTGTACACATCCAGCTTGGACATGCACCGGCAGGACGTGTGGTTGGCAAAGCTGACGGTGACGGGCTTGGGGCCATGGGACAGCGGCACCGTGATCTCAAACAGCTGCAAAAggcaaggaaaagcagaaaactgATACAGATCCAGCTAAAACTAATGTTAGGGACGTACAAAAAACCTATCATGAATTtaagtttggatttttttgtcatCTTCCAGCATTCAATTATACTGCTAAATAATTATTATGTGCAAAATGAATATAATGGCTATGATGTGACAACTAACATTTTTAGTGTTAAACCCTGTTACATGCCAGCTTGCTTACCACAACATTTAATATATGAGAGGGAAATGTACAAAGAACTCATTTTTCTAGAGGAGATGACTTCAAGCtagcagcatttttaaaaaatccaaaatgaAACTTTCAGAAGGTGCTTTGAAAAACTGAAGAATAATATAAAGAAGACAGTAAGTTACCACCTAATACATCAGTTGCACAATTACAAAAGCTTATGTAAAAAAGCAGTACAGTGGACTTTGGTCACACCAGTTCTGGATGAATAACATTTGAACTACAGCttactacattttaaaaatttttagtATTTGTGTCTGTGCAAGTTATATGCCTATCCTGATAAAATATATCATTAACTATTATTTTTTATCCCAAAGTATTAAGAAATATCCACTACTGATAAAATAATCTGTAAGTGAATTAACAAGATCTTAATTTTAGTGGAAATTATAGTTCAACTGGTGAAAGAGGACAACTTCAGCGATGCCTTGTAGTAAAACCGAACAAGTGATAACAGAAGAACAGTTCCATTTTCAATTTAGGACATCTACTTCATCAAATTAAGTAGGTTTTGCTATAAAACTCAAGTCTCAATCTCCTGAAAAGCTAGGATAGATACACTAAGTCAAAGTCTTAAAAGCTAGTTTTTGATAGTCTTTAAGAAGGGCAACAGTGCACTGCTTCCTTTTAGCTGTTCAGTCGTTCTTCCAAATACATTTAAGAACATTTCTTCATCTTCTGGGGACTTTACCTTTACAAATGGTCATTGTTTTTTTATTCCAGTTCCACTTGGTAAGATTGTATAAAAAAACCTTATTTTTAGCTGAGATGTATTTGCAATGCTCTTTAAAAATCTGCACCTTTAGAGTATGTCATTTACACAGCATGCAAATATAATCAGAATACTGGTAATTTTAAATgcttcaaaatataaaatacagcGTTATGGGATGCATTCACCTGCTTAGAAAGCTGATTCTTAGCAGATATGTATAAATTGATGGGCAGAACAAAGAGTATGAACTTAATTACAATATTACACATGTAAGGagaatctttttttctttttctgttctctcATGACAGTATGACCTTGATTTTCTGAAGCTGAAATAAAAACCTGCTACAGAGAGAACTGATAAATCTTAGAAAGTGAAATAAGCATGAGTCTGTGAATGGACCTAACTGCAGCTGGAAAACAAGTGCATGCTCTTCCTGTATTGATCTTCTTGCAGTAG
This window harbors:
- the VEGFC gene encoding vascular endothelial growth factor C isoform X2, translated to MFPGIRGKRMFVQPTWAHGSKDLEEQLRSVSSVDELMTVLYPEYWKIFKCQLRRGGWQHNREHSSFDTRSDDSLKFAAAHYNAEILKSIDTEWRKTQCTPREVCVDVGKEFGATTNTFFKPPCVSIYRCGGCCNSEGLQCMNISTNYISKTLFEITVPLSHGPKPVTVSFANHTSCRCMSKLDVYRQVHSIIRRSLPAAQTQCHVANKTCPKNHIWNNQICRCLSQHDFGFSSHLEESDTSEGFHICGPNKELDEETCQCVCKGGVRPSSCGPHKELDRSSCQCTCKNKLIPASCGPNKEFDEEKCQCVCKKTCPRHQPLNPAKCICECIESPNKCFLKGKRFHHQTCSCYRPPCTVRTRRCDAGFYFSEEVCRCVPTYWKRPLMN
- the VEGFC gene encoding vascular endothelial growth factor C isoform X1 — protein: MHLLEVLSLSCCLAAGAVLLGPREPAAAAAYESGQGYYEEEPDAGEAKAHGSKDLEEQLRSVSSVDELMTVLYPEYWKIFKCQLRRGGWQHNREHSSFDTRSDDSLKFAAAHYNAEILKSIDTEWRKTQCTPREVCVDVGKEFGATTNTFFKPPCVSIYRCGGCCNSEGLQCMNISTNYISKTLFEITVPLSHGPKPVTVSFANHTSCRCMSKLDVYRQVHSIIRRSLPAAQTQCHVANKTCPKNHIWNNQICRCLSQHDFGFSSHLEESDTSEGFHICGPNKELDEETCQCVCKGGVRPSSCGPHKELDRSSCQCTCKNKLIPASCGPNKEFDEEKCQCVCKKTCPRHQPLNPAKCICECIESPNKCFLKGKRFHHQTCSCYRPPCTVRTRRCDAGFYFSEEVCRCVPTYWKRPLMN
- the VEGFC gene encoding vascular endothelial growth factor C isoform X3, which produces MTVLYPEYWKIFKCQLRRGGWQHNREHSSFDTRSDDSLKFAAAHYNAEILKSIDTEWRKTQCTPREVCVDVGKEFGATTNTFFKPPCVSIYRCGGCCNSEGLQCMNISTNYISKTLFEITVPLSHGPKPVTVSFANHTSCRCMSKLDVYRQVHSIIRRSLPAAQTQCHVANKTCPKNHIWNNQICRCLSQHDFGFSSHLEESDTSEGFHICGPNKELDEETCQCVCKGGVRPSSCGPHKELDRSSCQCTCKNKLIPASCGPNKEFDEEKCQCVCKKTCPRHQPLNPAKCICECIESPNKCFLKGKRFHHQTCSCYRPPCTVRTRRCDAGFYFSEEVCRCVPTYWKRPLMN